In Myxosarcina sp. GI1, the genomic window TGGCAAAGTCGTCAGTAAAATGCTTGTTGCCTTTGCCGAACGACAAAATCCAGAGTTGGGTAACTGGATCGCCAAAAATGTTGCTTTTCCCAACAGCATGGTCGATCGCATTACTCCCGCGACCACACCTGACGATCTCGAAATGGTGAGCGAGCAATTTAATATTGATGATGCTTGGCCCGTAGTAGCAGAACCGTTTATTCAATGGGTAGTTGAAGATCGTTTCTGTATGGGACGACCCGATTGGGAAACAGTCGGTGTTTTGATGACTAAGGACGTGCATCCCTACGAGATGATGAAACTGCGGCTACTCAATACCAGCCACCTTCTGATTGGCTATCTCGGCTCGCTGATGGGCTACACCTACGTCCATGAGGCAATGGCTGACGATCTGATTCGTCAAGCGGTCGAACACTTGATGGCAGAAGTTACGCCTACACTCAAACCCGTACCGGGAATCGACCTCGACGAATACAAACAAACCCTGGTCGAACGGTTCTCCAATCCTAAAATTCGCGACCAGCTTCCTCGCCTCTGTCTCAACAGTTCTGCCAAGCTTCCGAAATGGGTACTAGGCTCTCTACGAAACAAGCTACAGCAGAATGGCTCTATTGACTACATCAGTTTGACAATCGCTGCTTGGTTCCGCTATCTCAATGGCAAGAGCGACCGGGGTAGATCGATGCCCATTGACGATCCAATGGCAGATACCCTGACGCAACGCGCTCTTGAAGGCGGTTCTAATCCCCGTCCCTTGCTCGAACTTACGGAGTTGTTTGGCAATCTCTCTCAGTCCTCGCGTTTTGTGGAAACCGCGACCAAATACTTATCACAACTGTACGAACTGGGAACGGCAAAGACTCTATCGCAACTATTACAATCCTAACTTTATCGGCTGTTTGAATAATTCGATCTTCGCACCAAGACGAAATTTTTATACCAGGAGTGAGAGGAGCATTTAAAATTTGACCTGGCTTATTAATTACAAGATGAAGCTTAGATTCATCTTGGCGTGTTTTCCTCTGCCTATGAAATGGGCGCGGTTTCCATTGCTAAATCAATTCAAACATGGGGCAGATTACTGAATAAGAATATTACTTTCAGCTTAATATCTGTCCTTTTTATCTCAAACTTATATTTTTCACAATCTGATATAAATTCAATGCTAAAAAGTTTCTTATACGGATTTTCGTTTACTTTATTAATATCTTCAACAGCCTTAGCAGTACCTGTAAACGATATTTCCACAAAAAGCGATCGCTACTTACAGGCACAAGTCACTTCCGTTTCCGAGCTATCTGACGTAAAACCCACAGACTGGGCATATCAAGCATTACAAAATTTAGTCGAACGCTATAACTGCATTGCAGGCTATCGAGATTCTACCTATCGTGGCGATCGTGCTTTGAGTCGTTATGAATTTGCTGTAAGTCTAGATGCCTGTCTCAATCGCATTACCGAATTAATTGCCGGCAATAGCGATTATCTTCGTCGAGAAGACTTGATGACTCTAGAAAGATTGCAGAGAGATTTTGGTACCGAGCTAGCAGATTTAGAAGGACGAGTAGATAATTTAGAGTTGCGTACCACAGCACTAGAATCACAACAGTTTTCCACAACTACCAGACTCGTCGCTCAATTTATCACTGCTATCAGCGATACTTTTGGCAATAGTATTGGTAGTGACGAAGATCTTTCTCAAACTTACTTTGCCAATCGCAGTCGTCTCAACTTAGAAAGTAGTTTTACTGGTAGAGATTTGCTGCGAGTCCGTTTGGAATTTGGTAATTTTTTAGATGCCGATGGCAACAGTCAAATTGCTTTAGCTACAGGCACGGGAATGACCAGGCTCAATTTTGACGCTGGTACCGATAACGACCTTACTGCTCCCCACATACGTTATTTATTTCCCGTCAGCGATTCGCTTTCCTTTGTAGTAGGAACTGCAGGCATTGGCTACACTGATATTACAGATACTGTAACTCCCGCCCTGATTGCCGATGATGGTAATGGAGTTCCCTCCCTATTTGGTTCTTATAATCCCGTGTTTCGTCGGGGTGGCGGTGGTGCTGCTGCCAACTGGGAATTTGCCGAAGACTTTACCTTAACTGTGGACTATTTAGGAGATAATCCCAA contains:
- a CDS encoding mannitol dehydrogenase family protein; translated protein: MKDPSTKSAIKLNRASLSRLSDRVRIPRYDRTAITNGIVHIGIGGFHRAHQALYIDNYLEQHPNSDWGICGVGLLEYDRKMQEALNSQDCLYTLVERSPEGDRARVIGSITQYLFAPDDPQAVIDTLSDPQCRIVTLTITEGGYYVVEGSGELEINHPVIQHDLQHPSQPKGVYGFLCAALECRRQQNLPPFTVLSCDNIQGNGKVVSKMLVAFAERQNPELGNWIAKNVAFPNSMVDRITPATTPDDLEMVSEQFNIDDAWPVVAEPFIQWVVEDRFCMGRPDWETVGVLMTKDVHPYEMMKLRLLNTSHLLIGYLGSLMGYTYVHEAMADDLIRQAVEHLMAEVTPTLKPVPGIDLDEYKQTLVERFSNPKIRDQLPRLCLNSSAKLPKWVLGSLRNKLQQNGSIDYISLTIAAWFRYLNGKSDRGRSMPIDDPMADTLTQRALEGGSNPRPLLELTELFGNLSQSSRFVETATKYLSQLYELGTAKTLSQLLQS
- a CDS encoding iron uptake porin, yielding MLKSFLYGFSFTLLISSTALAVPVNDISTKSDRYLQAQVTSVSELSDVKPTDWAYQALQNLVERYNCIAGYRDSTYRGDRALSRYEFAVSLDACLNRITELIAGNSDYLRREDLMTLERLQRDFGTELADLEGRVDNLELRTTALESQQFSTTTRLVAQFITAISDTFGNSIGSDEDLSQTYFANRSRLNLESSFTGRDLLRVRLEFGNFLDADGNSQIALATGTGMTRLNFDAGTDNDLTAPHIRYLFPVSDSLSFVVGTAGIGYTDITDTVTPALIADDGNGVPSLFGSYNPVFRRGGGGAAANWEFAEDFTLTVDYLGDNPNLPSEKNGLFNGGYNALAHLVYLGEQGGIGLAYSHGYSPGGNVNLTGNTGSLLAITPFGDNIATSNDIVASQGFYRFTEKFQIHAWGGYIWANAESSDISAVPNGLGETDTLFISEGDNAQSWYGAIGVSFPDLGGEGNLPGILFGIPPHVASSDVREESDNAYHLEAFYSWRVNDNISVTPGFWIVFNPENDSSNDTQYVGVLRTTFDF